In Mercurialis annua linkage group LG6, ddMerAnnu1.2, whole genome shotgun sequence, the following are encoded in one genomic region:
- the LOC126654039 gene encoding 60S acidic ribosomal protein P2A-like — protein MKIVAAFLLAVLGGNTSPTADDLKKILGSVGIDADEDRMELLLSQVKGKDVTELIASGREKLASVPSGGGVAMATSAAPAAGGGAAAPAAEAKKEEKVEEKEESDDDMGFSLFD, from the exons ATGAAGATCGTCGCCGCTTTTTTGCTTGCCGTTTTGGGAGGCAACACCAGCCCCACCGCCGATGATTTGAAGAAAATTCTAGGATCCG TTGGCATTGATGCTGATGAGGACAGAATGGAGTTGTTGCTGTCTCAAGTCAAGGGAAAGGACGTAACCGAGTTGATTGCTTCTGGAAGGGAGAAACTAGCTTCAGTGCCGTCTGGCGGTGGTGTTGCTATGGCTACATCCGCAGCCCCTGCTGCTGGAGGTGGCGCTGCAGCCCCTGCTGCTGAGGCCAAAAAGGAGGAGAAGGTTGAGGAGAAGGAAGAGTCTGACGAT GATATGGGTTTCAGCCTCTTTGATTAA